From Flavobacterium arcticum, the proteins below share one genomic window:
- a CDS encoding rhomboid family intramembrane serine protease yields the protein MMQVTETVKQLIIINIIFFVGTLIVGQPAYDILSLHFPANEKFQVWQIVTHMFMHGGITHILFNMLGLWMFGSQLEQKWGAKKFLFFYMSCGIGAALLSIGISYYMFNDAVSILVENGFEKTAILDVLSHQKIDTRWKDIIGPLKLQNMTQAYFGQAVGASGALYGTLIAFAFMFPNASLMMLFIPIPIKAKYFIPALLAYDLFSGLRGHSVLGGGDGIGHFAHLGGALIGFLMMWYWKKNQFNNNRWN from the coding sequence ATGATGCAGGTAACAGAGACTGTAAAACAGTTAATTATTATAAATATTATATTTTTTGTAGGTACTCTAATTGTTGGGCAGCCAGCATATGATATACTTTCACTTCATTTTCCTGCAAATGAAAAATTTCAAGTATGGCAAATAGTGACACATATGTTTATGCATGGTGGTATTACCCATATTTTATTTAATATGCTTGGTCTATGGATGTTTGGTAGTCAGTTAGAACAAAAGTGGGGGGCTAAAAAGTTTTTATTCTTTTACATGTCTTGTGGTATTGGTGCTGCGTTGCTTAGTATTGGTATTAGCTATTATATGTTTAATGATGCTGTAAGCATACTTGTCGAAAATGGTTTTGAAAAAACTGCAATTCTTGATGTTTTATCTCACCAAAAAATAGATACACGTTGGAAAGATATCATTGGTCCGCTTAAGTTACAGAATATGACTCAAGCTTATTTTGGGCAAGCTGTAGGAGCTTCTGGGGCATTATATGGTACTCTTATAGCTTTTGCCTTTATGTTTCCTAATGCTTCGTTAATGATGTTGTTTATACCTATTCCTATAAAGGCAAAATATTTTATACCTGCACTTTTAGCATACGATCTTTTTTCAGGATTAAGAGGGCATTCAGTACTGGGTGGTGGTGATGGTATTGGTCACTTTGCCCACCTTGGAGGTGCATTAATAGGTTTTTTAATGATGTGGTACTGGAAAAAAAATCAGTTTAATAATAACCGTTGGAATTAG
- a CDS encoding rhomboid family intramembrane serine protease: MGFIDDLKLEYKIGGITQRLIFWNVGLFVIPFIIFSLLKLGGILVPALDWTIGGTQNLLSLSSDPADLLWKPWTLITYAFLHSGFLHIFFNMLWLYFSGRMFLTFFTQKQLFGLYILSAIFAGLVFILGYEILPIVKGIKSPMVGASAAVMAILVASAVYSPYYPVRLPLIGTIKLWHVAAFFILSDLIYVSAENTGGHIAHLAGALFGYIYIKSLQNGTDLSKGVSNIIIFFENLFKPKKKRPFKVHRNKSKSSTPQRPMGEPKNFTQKQVDEILDKISKSGYDSLTKEEKEFLFKVGK; the protein is encoded by the coding sequence ATGGGATTTATAGATGATTTAAAATTAGAATATAAAATAGGAGGTATAACCCAAAGGCTTATTTTTTGGAATGTAGGCTTGTTTGTTATTCCCTTTATTATATTTAGTCTTTTAAAGTTAGGTGGTATTTTAGTACCTGCTCTAGACTGGACTATAGGTGGAACTCAAAATTTATTGAGTTTATCATCAGATCCTGCTGATTTGTTATGGAAGCCTTGGACACTTATTACGTATGCATTTTTACATAGTGGCTTTTTGCATATTTTTTTTAATATGCTATGGCTTTATTTTTCAGGAAGAATGTTCCTGACATTTTTTACCCAAAAACAACTTTTCGGACTTTATATTCTATCAGCAATATTTGCAGGCTTAGTATTTATTCTTGGTTATGAAATACTACCTATTGTAAAAGGTATTAAATCGCCTATGGTAGGAGCATCTGCTGCAGTAATGGCAATACTTGTTGCATCGGCAGTATATTCTCCTTATTACCCAGTACGGCTCCCTCTTATTGGCACTATCAAGCTATGGCATGTTGCTGCTTTTTTCATACTATCTGATTTAATATATGTTTCCGCAGAAAACACAGGCGGGCATATTGCTCATCTTGCGGGTGCATTGTTCGGGTATATTTATATAAAATCACTTCAAAACGGTACCGATTTGAGTAAGGGAGTTTCTAACATAATTATTTTTTTTGAAAACCTTTTTAAACCTAAAAAGAAGAGACCTTTTAAGGTGCACCGAAATAAATCGAAATCTTCTACCCCGCAACGCCCCATGGGCGAACCGAAAAATTTTACACAAAAACAAGTAGACGAGATACTCGACAAAATAAGTAAATCAGGATATGATAGTCTTACCAAAGAGGAAAAAGAATTTTTATTTAAAGTTGGCAAATAA
- a CDS encoding T9SS type A sorting domain-containing protein: MKKNLLLFASLFTGLFTSAQEDYTAVTIPLQPAYTDQVFFQLSSNTQTAVAVDSWDLAFLRYSVQEIGIRINDSQGTQVFEASNDINDWATIDITEEANWTQLYNSETTWLTGAFDTGSAEYGWGNYNPANHHVTGAVVFVLKYTDGSYKKLVIEDYFGGYTIKYATWNSTAWGDDVTSVIPNGDSNYTFNFFSLDTDETVTVSPEDTDWDLAFGRYYGNIGTDEEPTMYLVSGALNNSATVLVAQIDETGVTEEEPTAPAGEAYSTDINTIGDDWKAFNMNTFTYDIDAETTYYVKHVDEGTIYRLYFTSFEGSSTGNLSFNYKNISATADLEDLNSNVSFGFYPNPTTDKRITLMYDLKNSVAEKNTVTIYSVTGAKVFETEVTSNSGFYTKEVNLSSLTSGIYIVQMQSGNYTESKKLVIR, encoded by the coding sequence ATGAAGAAAAATTTACTTCTCTTCGCTTCATTATTTACCGGATTATTTACATCCGCACAAGAGGATTATACAGCAGTAACAATTCCTTTACAACCCGCTTATACCGATCAGGTATTTTTTCAGCTTTCCTCTAACACGCAAACAGCTGTTGCTGTTGATAGCTGGGATCTTGCATTTTTAAGATATTCTGTACAGGAAATAGGTATTCGTATTAACGATAGCCAAGGCACACAAGTTTTTGAAGCTTCTAATGACATTAACGATTGGGCTACTATTGATATAACTGAGGAGGCTAACTGGACACAACTATACAATTCAGAAACAACTTGGTTAACAGGAGCTTTTGATACTGGTTCTGCAGAATATGGATGGGGAAACTACAACCCTGCAAACCACCATGTTACAGGAGCTGTTGTTTTTGTACTAAAATATACTGACGGGTCGTATAAAAAACTGGTTATAGAAGATTATTTTGGTGGATATACTATTAAATATGCAACATGGAATAGCACTGCATGGGGAGATGATGTAACAAGTGTTATACCTAATGGAGACTCTAATTATACTTTTAACTTCTTCTCACTTGACACTGATGAAACTGTAACAGTATCTCCTGAAGATACAGACTGGGATCTTGCTTTTGGTAGATACTACGGAAATATAGGTACTGATGAAGAACCTACTATGTACTTAGTTAGCGGTGCCCTTAATAATTCTGCTACCGTACTTGTAGCTCAAATAGATGAAACTGGAGTTACTGAAGAAGAGCCAACAGCTCCTGCTGGAGAAGCTTACTCAACGGACATCAATACTATTGGCGATGACTGGAAGGCATTTAACATGAATACTTTTACTTATGATATTGATGCTGAAACAACTTACTATGTAAAACATGTTGATGAAGGTACTATTTACAGATTATACTTTACTTCTTTCGAAGGTTCATCTACAGGTAATTTAAGTTTTAACTACAAAAACATTTCAGCAACAGCAGATTTAGAAGACCTTAATAGTAATGTGAGTTTTGGCTTTTACCCTAACCCAACTACTGATAAAAGAATTACTTTAATGTATGATCTTAAAAACTCAGTTGCTGAGAAAAACACTGTAACGATATACAGTGTAACAGGAGCAAAAGTATTTGAGACAGAAGTTACTAGCAATTCTGGTTTCTATACTAAAGAGGTAAACCTTTCATCTTTAACATCCGGAATATACATTGTACAAATGCAATCGGGTAATTATACCGAATCTAAAAAATTAGTGATACGCTAA
- a CDS encoding ParA family protein, which translates to MGKIIAIANQKGGVGKTTTSVNLAASLGVLEKKVLLIDADPQANASSGLGIDVETVEIGTYQILEHSSTPKEAIIPCTAPNVSIIPAHIDLVAIEIELVDKENREYMLKQALESIKDEYDYILIDCAPSLGLLTLNALTAADSVIIPIQCEYFALEGLGKLLNTIKSVQKIHNPALDIEGLLLTMYDSRLRLSNQVVEEVQKHFSDMVFKTLIQRNVKLSEAPSYGESIINYDATSKGASNYLHLAEEIIKKNSTVGL; encoded by the coding sequence ATGGGTAAAATCATCGCTATTGCTAACCAAAAGGGAGGCGTGGGCAAAACAACAACTTCGGTAAACTTAGCGGCTTCGCTAGGTGTATTGGAAAAAAAAGTACTCTTAATAGATGCTGACCCGCAAGCTAATGCGAGTTCTGGTCTAGGTATTGATGTGGAAACTGTAGAAATTGGTACTTATCAAATACTAGAACACAGTAGCACGCCTAAAGAGGCTATTATACCATGCACGGCACCTAATGTTTCTATAATACCAGCACACATAGACTTGGTAGCTATAGAAATAGAACTTGTAGATAAAGAAAACAGGGAGTATATGCTAAAACAAGCATTAGAGAGTATAAAAGATGAGTATGACTATATACTTATCGATTGTGCCCCCTCATTAGGGTTACTAACGCTTAATGCGCTTACAGCAGCCGACTCTGTTATTATACCTATACAATGCGAATATTTTGCATTAGAAGGTTTGGGCAAATTATTAAACACTATAAAAAGTGTACAAAAAATACACAACCCTGCGTTAGATATAGAGGGATTACTTCTTACTATGTACGACTCTAGATTGCGCCTTAGTAACCAAGTAGTAGAAGAGGTACAAAAACACTTTAGCGATATGGTGTTTAAAACGCTTATACAACGAAATGTAAAACTAAGCGAGGCGCCAAGTTATGGCGAAAGCATTATAAACTATGATGCTACAAGTAAAGGAGCGAGCAATTACCTTCACTTGGCAGAAGAGATAATAAAGAAAAACAGTACTGTAGGTTTATGA
- a CDS encoding endonuclease/exonuclease/phosphatase family protein yields MKKLSGFNKVMFFFNMVLTVLTFVAYILPFLAPKIFPILSVFTLLLPLMLVFNFLFFIYWLLQFKRQMLLSGIVLLLGITFISKFYKFSQDESPIHKDDFTLMSYNVRMFNLYKWMPDTNVTDSIKTFVRKQNPDIVCFQEYAPLDKVHFNRYKYKYVFSSGDSHKTGQAIYSKFPIVNKGDIEFPESSNHAIYADIKKGNDTIRIYSMHLQSIRISPDLNETIDEEKSKVIIKRLSEAFTKQQLQAELIEAHKKECKYAIIICGDLNNSAFSYVYRSVRGDMNDVFEEAGNGFGKSYNFRYYPARIDYVFADDKFAVKSFTTYDTVVNSDHFPIMARLAITSKVEK; encoded by the coding sequence ATGAAAAAACTTTCGGGGTTTAATAAGGTTATGTTCTTCTTTAATATGGTATTAACCGTATTAACGTTTGTAGCTTATATATTACCCTTTTTAGCGCCTAAAATTTTCCCTATACTATCGGTGTTTACACTGCTTTTACCATTAATGTTGGTCTTCAACTTTTTGTTTTTTATATACTGGCTATTGCAGTTTAAAAGACAGATGCTACTTTCGGGCATCGTACTGCTTTTAGGAATAACATTTATTAGCAAATTCTATAAATTTTCTCAGGATGAATCTCCCATTCATAAAGACGATTTTACATTGATGAGTTACAATGTAAGAATGTTTAACTTATACAAATGGATGCCAGATACTAATGTAACTGACAGTATAAAAACTTTTGTACGTAAGCAAAATCCCGATATAGTATGTTTTCAAGAATATGCACCATTAGATAAGGTACACTTTAATCGTTATAAGTATAAGTATGTTTTTTCTAGTGGAGATAGTCATAAAACAGGGCAAGCTATATACTCTAAGTTTCCTATTGTAAATAAGGGAGATATTGAATTTCCTGAATCTAGTAATCATGCTATTTATGCCGATATTAAGAAGGGTAATGATACTATAAGGATATATAGTATGCATTTACAGTCTATACGTATAAGCCCTGATTTAAATGAAACAATAGACGAAGAAAAATCGAAAGTTATTATTAAACGCCTTAGTGAAGCTTTTACTAAACAACAACTACAAGCAGAATTGATAGAAGCGCATAAAAAGGAGTGTAAGTATGCTATTATTATTTGTGGTGATCTTAATAATAGTGCTTTCTCTTACGTGTATAGAAGTGTAAGAGGGGATATGAATGATGTTTTTGAAGAAGCAGGTAATGGGTTTGGAAAGTCGTATAATTTTAGATATTATCCTGCAAGGATAGATTATGTTTTTGCAGATGATAAATTTGCTGTAAAATCATTTACTACTTATGATACTGTAGTAAACTCTGACCATTTCCCTATAATGGCTCGTTTGGCAATTACTTCAAAAGTGGAGAAGTAG
- a CDS encoding SDR family oxidoreductase yields the protein MSYTDKMLRDDALQDKVIVVTGGGSGLGKAMTKYFMELGAKVAITSRNLEKLQTTVKELEEETDGKCLAVKCDVRHYEEVENMLKVVLTTYGRVDVLLNNAAGNFISPTERLSANAFDTIIDIVLKGSKNCTLAFGKHWIDTKQENTSILNIVTTYAWTGSAYVVPSATAKAGVLAMTRSLAVEWAKYGIRSNAIAPGPFPTKGAWDRLLPGDLKDKFDLAKKVPLKRVGDHQELANLAAYLVSDFSAYVNGEVITIDGGEWLKGAGQFNLLEDIPEEMWDMLEAMIKAKKNK from the coding sequence ATGAGCTATACTGATAAAATGCTTCGCGATGATGCGTTGCAAGACAAAGTAATAGTGGTAACAGGCGGCGGAAGCGGACTGGGTAAAGCCATGACAAAATATTTTATGGAACTTGGTGCTAAAGTTGCCATTACATCGCGTAATCTAGAAAAACTACAAACTACCGTAAAAGAACTGGAAGAAGAAACAGATGGTAAATGTCTAGCTGTAAAGTGTGACGTGCGCCACTATGAGGAAGTCGAAAATATGCTAAAAGTAGTACTCACTACATACGGACGTGTAGATGTGTTACTTAACAATGCAGCAGGTAACTTTATATCTCCTACCGAAAGGCTTTCGGCTAATGCATTCGATACTATCATAGATATCGTATTAAAAGGTTCTAAAAACTGTACACTTGCCTTTGGTAAACATTGGATAGACACAAAACAAGAAAATACAAGTATCCTTAATATTGTTACTACCTATGCATGGACAGGATCGGCATATGTAGTACCAAGTGCTACTGCTAAGGCAGGAGTACTGGCAATGACAAGAAGTCTTGCTGTAGAATGGGCAAAATATGGTATACGCTCTAATGCAATTGCTCCAGGTCCTTTTCCTACAAAAGGCGCATGGGACAGATTATTGCCAGGTGACCTTAAAGACAAATTTGACCTTGCTAAAAAAGTTCCATTAAAACGTGTGGGCGACCATCAAGAACTTGCCAACCTAGCTGCCTACTTGGTATCTGATTTTTCAGCCTATGTAAATGGCGAAGTAATAACCATAGATGGTGGAGAATGGCTTAAAGGCGCAGGGCAGTTTAACCTACTAGAAGATATACCAGAAGAGATGTGGGACATGCTTGAAGCAATGATTAAAGCTAAGAAAAACAAATAA
- the lepB gene encoding signal peptidase I — protein sequence MTLLEWFIFILAVQVVHFLGTWKLYEKAGRKPWEAAVPIYNGVVLMQIIGRPRWWVLLLFVPIINLIMFPVVWVETLRSFGKTSTTDTLLGVFTLGLYTYYINYAGNVEYRPERELKAQSKSGDTVSSLLFAIVVATLVHTYVMQPFTIPTSSLEKTLLVGDFLFVSKFHYGARPPMTTVAAPMVHDTIPIANIKSYTKWPQLPYFRLPGFETTEKNDIVVFNWPVDTVRFFRDKNSIGIRKPIDKKSNYVKRCVGRPGDTLSIKDGIVYIDGKELILSDRAKPQYSYTVTTDGSLLNDVYLQKQLNISDPYGRMDEKTYLFRALTEENAEKLRNNAGIISVKKNHYTEGDLSIFPHTQSTWSVDNMGPIYIPQEGKTVALNKETLPFYKMIITEYEKNDLKVNGDEIRINGEVVDNYTFKQNYYWMMGDNRHNSEDSRYWGYVPEDHIVGKPVFIWMSVDQNEPWSNFGKKVRWDRMFTTVSGEGEPVSYFKYFIIILVAWFTYDYLRKNKKKAKDN from the coding sequence ATGACACTATTAGAATGGTTTATATTTATCCTAGCAGTACAAGTAGTACACTTTTTAGGGACTTGGAAACTTTATGAAAAAGCAGGCAGGAAACCTTGGGAAGCAGCCGTACCTATTTATAATGGTGTTGTTTTAATGCAAATTATTGGTAGGCCACGTTGGTGGGTACTATTATTATTTGTCCCTATTATCAACCTAATAATGTTTCCTGTGGTATGGGTAGAAACTTTGAGGAGTTTTGGTAAAACTTCAACTACAGATACGCTACTTGGCGTTTTTACATTAGGTTTATATACATATTATATAAATTATGCAGGAAATGTAGAGTATCGACCTGAAAGGGAGCTAAAAGCACAAAGCAAATCAGGTGATACCGTAAGTTCATTACTGTTTGCTATAGTAGTTGCTACTTTAGTACATACCTATGTAATGCAGCCCTTTACCATACCAACCTCTTCTCTTGAAAAAACACTACTTGTAGGCGATTTCCTTTTTGTTAGTAAGTTTCATTATGGAGCAAGACCACCAATGACTACCGTAGCTGCACCAATGGTTCATGACACTATACCAATTGCCAATATAAAATCATATACTAAGTGGCCTCAATTACCTTATTTTAGGCTTCCAGGATTTGAAACAACTGAAAAAAATGATATTGTAGTTTTTAACTGGCCTGTAGATACCGTACGATTTTTTAGAGATAAAAACAGTATTGGCATACGCAAACCTATTGATAAAAAGTCGAATTACGTAAAACGTTGCGTGGGCAGACCAGGCGACACATTAAGCATTAAAGATGGAATAGTTTATATTGATGGTAAAGAACTAATACTTTCTGATAGAGCAAAACCTCAATATTCTTATACAGTAACTACTGATGGAAGTCTTTTAAATGATGTATACCTTCAGAAACAACTGAATATAAGTGACCCTTATGGGAGAATGGATGAAAAAACATATTTATTTAGAGCTCTTACCGAAGAAAATGCGGAGAAACTAAGAAATAATGCTGGTATAATATCCGTTAAAAAGAATCATTACACAGAAGGCGATTTGTCTATTTTCCCTCATACCCAATCAACTTGGAGTGTAGATAATATGGGACCAATCTATATTCCGCAAGAAGGAAAAACGGTTGCATTAAACAAAGAGACTCTACCATTCTACAAAATGATTATTACGGAATATGAAAAGAATGACCTTAAAGTAAATGGCGATGAAATAAGAATTAACGGAGAGGTTGTTGACAATTACACCTTTAAACAAAATTACTATTGGATGATGGGAGACAACCGTCATAACTCTGAAGATAGCCGTTATTGGGGTTATGTACCCGAAGACCATATTGTAGGTAAACCAGTATTTATATGGATGAGTGTCGATCAAAACGAGCCTTGGAGTAATTTCGGTAAAAAAGTACGTTGGGATAGGATGTTTACTACTGTAAGTGGCGAAGGTGAGCCAGTTTCTTACTTTAAGTATTTCATCATTATTCTTGTAGCATGGTTTACTTATGATTATTTAAGAAAAAACAAAAAGAAAGCAAAAGATAATTAA
- a CDS encoding WbqC family protein: MSILLHPAYFPPISHFVAMIKTDSVTFEVEDNFQKQTNRNRMYIYSPNGIQLLNIPIKHSKTKHQKFKDIKIEPAFDWQKQHFKSLEAAYRASPFFEYFEDDIRPLFEKKHTYMMDLNFEAIEIVTECLGIDLSYDKTTEYFHEVSNADDYRHLVNGKKDTSVFEPYTQVFGEKHGFINNLSILDLLFNEGRHAVDYLKSQTL, encoded by the coding sequence ATGTCTATTCTCCTACATCCTGCATATTTCCCTCCCATTAGTCATTTTGTGGCAATGATAAAAACTGATTCGGTAACTTTTGAAGTTGAAGATAATTTCCAAAAGCAAACCAACAGGAATAGGATGTACATCTATAGCCCTAACGGTATTCAGTTACTTAATATCCCTATAAAGCACAGTAAGACTAAGCATCAAAAATTTAAAGATATTAAAATAGAACCTGCTTTTGACTGGCAGAAACAGCATTTTAAGTCGCTTGAAGCTGCTTATAGGGCATCTCCCTTCTTTGAGTATTTTGAAGATGATATACGCCCATTATTTGAGAAAAAGCACACTTATATGATGGATCTTAACTTTGAGGCAATAGAAATTGTTACTGAGTGTTTAGGTATAGATCTATCTTATGATAAAACTACAGAATATTTTCATGAAGTAAGCAACGCTGATGATTATCGTCATCTTGTAAACGGTAAGAAAGACACTTCCGTTTTTGAACCTTATACACAAGTATTTGGAGAAAAACATGGTTTTATAAACAATCTCAGCATACTCGATTTACTCTTTAACGAAGGGCGTCATGCGGTAGATTATCTAAAAAGTCAGACGCTGTAA
- the dapB gene encoding 4-hydroxy-tetrahydrodipicolinate reductase, which translates to MKIALLGYGKMGKVIERVAQERGHEIILRKKSADSFDGLENADVAIEFSVPSAAVNNINECFTKNIPVVSGTTGWLEHYDEIKKLCNANNGAFLYGSNFSLGVNIFFELNVQLAKMMSKLEQYNVSMEEIHHTQKLDAPSGTAITLAKDIIANSNYNDWTIDTPKENDIFITAKREENVPGTHTVTYDSEVDSIEIKHTAHSREGFALGAVVAAEWLTGKKGVFSMKDVLGI; encoded by the coding sequence ATGAAAATTGCACTTTTAGGTTACGGAAAAATGGGCAAGGTAATAGAACGCGTGGCGCAAGAAAGAGGTCATGAAATAATATTGCGTAAAAAAAGTGCTGATAGCTTTGATGGTTTAGAAAATGCCGATGTTGCCATAGAATTTAGCGTACCTAGTGCTGCCGTAAATAATATTAATGAATGTTTTACTAAAAACATACCCGTAGTGAGTGGCACTACAGGATGGCTAGAGCATTACGATGAAATAAAAAAGCTATGTAACGCTAATAACGGAGCTTTTTTATACGGCTCTAACTTTAGCTTAGGTGTAAACATTTTTTTTGAGCTTAATGTACAGCTTGCCAAAATGATGTCGAAACTAGAGCAATATAACGTTTCGATGGAAGAGATACACCATACACAAAAACTCGATGCGCCAAGCGGTACGGCTATAACACTTGCCAAAGATATTATTGCAAACAGTAATTATAATGACTGGACTATTGATACACCAAAAGAAAACGATATTTTTATTACTGCAAAACGAGAAGAGAATGTTCCTGGCACACATACAGTGACCTACGATTCTGAGGTTGACAGCATAGAAATTAAGCATACAGCCCACAGCCGCGAAGGCTTTGCATTGGGCGCCGTTGTTGCTGCCGAATGGCTTACTGGTAAAAAAGGTGTATTCAGCATGAAAGATGTTTTAGGCATATAG
- a CDS encoding DUF5683 domain-containing protein, which translates to MKNKLFIFILLLVFSSVPLLAQNDELKTNIVVKDSVDMKPYTIDPLAPSKAAFYSAVLPGLGQVYNKKYWKVPIVYGAMGLSLYYYNFNNKKYHEYRDAYRDKLAGREVTGQLSSLTEDRLISGQTFHQRNRDLSMLITVGLYVLNIVEANVNAHLGQFNVNENLSLYPKLDRNEIDNNYHMGLALNYQF; encoded by the coding sequence GTGAAAAACAAGCTTTTCATATTCATCCTACTCTTAGTATTCTCATCTGTACCATTATTGGCACAGAACGACGAATTAAAAACCAACATTGTGGTTAAAGATTCTGTCGATATGAAACCTTATACCATAGACCCACTTGCCCCCTCTAAAGCCGCCTTCTATTCGGCAGTACTACCAGGGCTTGGTCAAGTATACAACAAGAAGTACTGGAAAGTACCTATTGTGTATGGAGCTATGGGACTTAGCCTTTATTATTATAACTTTAATAATAAAAAATACCACGAGTATAGAGATGCTTACAGAGATAAACTAGCAGGACGCGAGGTAACTGGGCAATTGTCTTCACTTACTGAAGACCGTCTTATAAGCGGGCAGACCTTTCATCAACGTAATCGCGATCTTTCGATGCTAATAACTGTAGGACTGTATGTACTTAATATAGTTGAAGCTAACGTTAATGCACATTTAGGACAGTTTAATGTAAATGAAAACCTTTCACTTTATCCTAAACTGGATAGAAATGAAATAGACAACAACTACCACATGGGTCTTGCCCTCAACTACCAATTTTAA
- a CDS encoding ParB/RepB/Spo0J family partition protein, translating into MTKAIKKQALGRGLSALLKDPENDIKSVEDKNADKVVGNIIELDIEAIEINPFQPRTNFNEESLTELCTSIKELGVIQPITVRKLEYNKYQLISGERRLRASKMAGLTHVPAYIRIANDNESLVMALVENIQRHDLDPIEIALSYQRLIDEIQLTQEQMSERVGKKRSTIANYLRLLKLDPIIQTGIRDGFISMGHGRAIITIENHDAQADIYQKIVSQNLSVRETEALVKNYQESLKPATSKTTAKSNAFNVEETQQKTITEFFGAKVDVKVDTKGKGKITIPFHSEEDFNRIIKLIQR; encoded by the coding sequence ATGACAAAAGCAATAAAAAAACAAGCACTAGGTAGAGGATTATCGGCATTATTAAAAGATCCTGAAAACGATATTAAATCGGTAGAGGATAAAAATGCAGATAAAGTAGTAGGTAATATTATTGAGCTTGATATTGAAGCTATAGAAATAAACCCATTTCAGCCGAGAACTAACTTTAACGAAGAGTCGCTTACAGAGCTATGTACCTCGATAAAAGAACTTGGGGTAATACAACCTATTACCGTAAGAAAGCTTGAGTATAATAAATACCAATTAATATCGGGAGAGCGCCGTTTGCGCGCTTCTAAAATGGCAGGATTAACACATGTACCTGCTTACATTCGTATTGCTAACGATAACGAATCGTTAGTTATGGCATTGGTAGAGAATATTCAACGTCATGACCTAGACCCTATCGAGATAGCACTTTCTTACCAAAGGCTTATTGACGAAATACAACTTACTCAGGAACAAATGAGTGAGCGTGTAGGTAAAAAACGTTCTACAATTGCTAATTATTTGCGATTACTAAAACTTGACCCTATAATTCAAACAGGAATTCGTGATGGTTTTATCTCAATGGGACATGGTCGTGCTATAATTACTATAGAAAATCATGATGCACAGGCAGATATATATCAAAAAATTGTAAGCCAAAACTTATCGGTAAGAGAAACCGAGGCATTAGTAAAAAACTATCAAGAAAGCCTAAAACCTGCTACATCTAAAACTACAGCAAAATCAAATGCTTTTAATGTAGAAGAAACTCAGCAAAAAACTATTACTGAGTTTTTTGGAGCAAAAGTAGATGTAAAAGTAGATACCAAAGGAAAAGGAAAAATAACTATACCTTTCCACTCAGAAGAAGATTTCAATAGGATTATAAAACTTATACAGCGTTAG